The proteins below are encoded in one region of Juglans microcarpa x Juglans regia isolate MS1-56 chromosome 4D, Jm3101_v1.0, whole genome shotgun sequence:
- the LOC121260822 gene encoding transcription factor MYB93-like, producing the protein MGRSPCCDENGLKKGPWTPEEDEQLVQYIHQHGHGSWRALPKLAGLNRCGKSCRLRWTNYLRPDIKRGKFSQDEEQTILHLHSILGNKWSAIATHLPGRTDNEIKNFWNTHLKKKLIQMGFDPMTHQPRTDLFSSLPYLLALANLRDLMEHHSLDEHALRIQAEAVQLVKIQCLQHLLQSATSMTTNSYGQNGITDMDQAVNLFYSVPTIKENPLLNSSQNENPASFSLGNVTPQPLHHPSLLAHLSDPQAPFSFQTSFNSNEMGQGSDFAMISQGDDPPDDHSSLVFPFPSSVLSTMTDETSISNPGDASSSTSSYGGGVSSYWSELYFEDPTMHEIA; encoded by the exons ATGGGGAGGTCTCCTTGTTGTGATGAAAATGGCCTCAAGAAAGGACCCTGGACTCCTGAAGAAGATGAACAGCTTGTCCAGTACATCCACCAACATGGCCATGGAAGTTGGAGGGCGCTTCCCAAGCTTGCag GTCTAAACAGATGCGGCAAGAGCTGTAGGTTAAGATGGACGAATTACTTGAGGCCGGATATCAAGAGAGGGAAATTTTCTCAAGATGAGGAGCAGACTATTCTACATCTCCATTCCATCCTTGGGAACAA ATGGTCGGCTATTGCGACGCACCTACCTGGCCGGACTGACAATGAAATCAAGAATTTCTGGAACACTCATTTGAAGAAGAAGCTGATTCAGATGGGTTTTGATCCAATGACCCACCAACCAAGAACTGACCTGTTTTCTAGCCTCCCCTATCTTTTAGCTCTTGCTAACCTCAGAGACCTGATGGAGCATCACTCCTTGGATGAACATGCTCTGAGAATACAAGCAGAAGCTGTCCAGTTGGTGAAGATCCAATGCTTACAGCATCTTCTCCAATCCGCCACTTCGATGACCACCAACTCGTATGGCCAAAATGGCATCACAGATATGGATCAGGCTGTCAATTTGTTTTATTCAGTTCCCACTATCAAAGAAAATCCACTTCTCAATTCATCACAAAATGAGAACCCAGCCTCATTTTCACTTGGAAATGTTACCCCTCAACCACTCCACCACCCAAGCTTATTAGCTCACCTGTCAGACCCACAAGCCCCTTTCAGTTTTCAAACATCTTTCAATAGTAATGAGATGGGCCAAGGTTCTGACTTTGCAATGATCAGCCAAGGAGATGACCCACCTGATGATCACTCTTCATTGGTTTTCCCATTTCCCTCTTCTGTTCTTTCAACTATGACCGATGAGACGTCAATAAGCAATCCTGGAGATGCCAGTAGTAGTACCTCTAGCTATGGAGGAGGAGTTTCTTCATATTGGTCTGAACTATATTTTGAAGATCCTACTATGCATGAGATTGCTTAG
- the LOC121260687 gene encoding cryptochrome-1-like: MSGGGCSIVWFRRDLRVEDNPALSAGVRAGAVVAVFIWAPEEEGHYYPGRVSRWWLKHSLAHLDSSLRSLGTSLVTKKSTDSISSLLEVVKSTGATQLFFNHLYDPLSLVRDHRAKEVLSAQGIAVHSFNSDLLYEPWDVKDAHGRPFTTFASFWERCLSMPYDPEAPLLPPKKIISGDVSRCPSHALAFEDDSEKGSNALLARAWSPGWSNADKALTIFINGPLIEYSKNRRKADSITTSFLSPHLHFGEVSVRKVFHLVRIKQVLWANVGNKAGEESVNLFLKSIGLREYSRYLSFNHPYSHERPLLVHLKYFPWVVNEGYFKAWRQGRTGYPLVDAGMRELWATGWLHDRIRVVVSSFFVKVLQLPWRWGMKYFWDTLLDADLESDALGWQYISGTLPDGRELDRIDNPQFQGYKFDTNGEYVRRWLPELARLPTEWIHHPWNAPESVLEAAGIELGSNYPLPIVQIDAAKARLQEALLEMWRQEAASRAAIENGTEEGLGDSTDSAPIAFPQDILMEENHEPVRSSPHATVHRYEDQMVPSMTSSLVRVEEEEPSSDLRVAVDIRGQVPTNVNVNQEAMRNSLNQVVLQTVRRDNLAQFDPSIVFQSASEASTAESSSSSKRERDGGVVPVWSPSTSSYSEQFVGDENGMGNSSSYLQRHPQSHQIVNWRRLSQTG, from the exons ATGTCAGGTGGCGGGTGTAGCATAGTCTGGTTCAGAAGAGATCTGAGAGTAGAGGATAACCCGGCACTGAGTGCTGGAGTGAGAGCAGGTGCTGTGGTTGCAGTGTTCATATGGGCACCTGAGGAGGAAGGTCACTACTACCCAGGCAGGGTCTCCAGGTGGTGGCTTAAGCACAGTCTGGCTCACCTTGATTCCTCTTTGAGAAGCCTTGGCACTTCTCTCGTCACCAAGAAATCCACCGACTCCATTTCTTCTCTACTCGAGGTTGTCAAGTCCACTGGTGCTACTCAACTCTTCTTCAACCACTTATATG ATCCTTTGTCACTTGTTAGAGATCACCGGGCAAAGGAGGTTTTAAGTGCACAAGGGATAGCTGTACACTCCTTCAATTCGGATTTGCTGTATGAACCGTGGGATGTTAAGGATGCCCATGGCCGCCCCTTCACAACTTTCGCCTCCTTTTGGGAAAGATGCCTTAGCATGCCTTATGATCCGGAGGCACCACTTCTCCCACCTAAGAAGATAATTTCAG GTGATGTATCAAGGTGCCCATCACATGCATTAGCATTTGAAGACGACTCAGAGAAGGGAAGCAATGCACTTCTTGCTCGAGCATGGTCACCAGGGTGGAGCAATGCTGATAAGGCTTTGACTATATTCATCAATGGACCATTAATTGAGTATTCTAAAAATCGCAGGAAAGCCGATAGCATCACAACCTCATTTCTCTCTCCCCACTTGCATTTTGGGGAGGTGAGTGTAcggaaagtgtttcatcttgTCCGTATCAAGCAGGTTCTCTGGGCCAATGTAGGAAACAAGGCTGGTGAAGAAAGTGTCAACTTATTTCTGAAATCTATTGGACTTAGAGAATATTCAAGATACTTGAGTTTTAACCATCCGTACAGTCATGAAAGGCCACTTCTTGTGCACCTCAAGTACTTCCCTTGGGTTGTGAATGAAGGTTACTTTAAAGCTTGGAGACAAGGTAGAACTGGCTATCCATTGGTGGATGCTGGGATGAGAGAGTTATGGGCCACTGGATGGTTGCATGATCGGATACGAGTGGTGGTTTCTAGTTTCTTTGTGAAGGTTCTTCAACTTCCTTGGAGATGGGGAATGAAGTATTTCTGGGATACACTCTTAGATGCAGATCTTGAGAGTGACGCTCTTGGATGGCAGTATATATCTGGTACTCTCCCCGATGGCCGTGAGCTTGACCGGATAGATAATCCACAG TTTCAGGGTTACAAGTTCGATACTAATGGAGAATATGTACGACGTTGGCTTCCTGAACTAGCCAGGCTACCAACTGAATGGATACACCACCCATGGAATGCACCAGAATCCGTCCTTGAAGCCGCTGGAATTGAGCTGGGTTCAAATTATCCTCTTCCCATTGTACAGATAGATGCAGCAAAAGCCAGATTGCAAGAAGCACTATTGGAGATGTGGCGGCAAGAAGCAGCCTCAAGAGCTGCAATTGAAAATGGAACCGAGGAAGGGCTTGGTGACTCCACTGATTCTGCCCCAATTGCCTTTCCTCAAGATATACTTATGGAGGAAAATCATGAGCCAGTGAGAAGCAGCCCCCATGCTACAGTTCACCGCTACGAGGATCAGATGGTTCCAAGCATGACTTCTTCTTTGGTGAGAGTGGAAGAGGAAGAACCTTCTTCAGATCTTCGAGTGGCCGTAGATATCAGAGGTCAAGTGCCAacaaatgtaaatgtaaatcAAGAAGCAATGAGGAACTCGTTAAACCAAGTGGTTCTTCAGACCGTTCGAAGAGACAATCTGGCGCAATTTGATCCTTCAATAGTGTTCCAGAGTGCTTCTGAAGCTTCCACAGCAGAATCTTCTAGTAGTAGTAAGCGAGAAAGGGATGGAGGTGTTGTTCCAGTTTGGTCTCCTTCAACTTCTAGCTACTCAGAGCAGTTTGTGGGTGATGAAAATGGCATGGGAAATAGTTCATCGTACTTGCAGAGGCATCCTCAGTCTCACCAAATAGTTAATTGGAGACGGCTATCTCAAACCGGGTAA
- the LOC121260824 gene encoding signal peptidase complex-like protein DTM1, with protein MANVAAFRYSLVCLAAILVVVWVTTQSFKKTMATYLIGVLGIAGVLLPDWAYFDRDFSRWTSPVTAQERASHIALRSGSTRFRIYPLRTAIYTTVYGLALYKWWIFVSS; from the exons ATGGCAAATGTTGCCGCATTCCGGTACTCTCTGGTATGTTTAGCCGCAATTCTAGTGGTTGTCTGGGTGACCACGCAGTCTTTCAAGAAAACGATGGCCACGTACCTGATCGGTGTGCTTGGAATCGCTGGGGTGCTCCTACCCGATTGGGCTTACTTCGATCGTGATTTCTCAAGGTGGACTTCTCCTGTTACTGCACAAGAAAGGGCCTCTCATATTGCTCTAAGATCTGGATCAACAAG GTTTAGGATCTATCCACTGAGAACAGCCATCTACACGACAGTCTATGGCTTAGCGCTGTACAAGTGGTGGATATTTGTATCAAGCTAG
- the LOC121260823 gene encoding LOW QUALITY PROTEIN: multifunctional methyltransferase subunit TRM112 homolog A-like (The sequence of the model RefSeq protein was modified relative to this genomic sequence to represent the inferred CDS: inserted 2 bases in 1 codon) yields MRLLTHNMLSSNIKGVCXFPLRIDVEKVVEKKVDFNAGFLRNIFPKVEWKAFVDAARTMGYPELPEEADSSMLDSDEYLTKFHHGLLQLHLEEGALICPETGRRFPVNKGIPNMLLHEDEV; encoded by the exons atgaggttGCTAACTCACAACATGCTGTCGTCGAACATCAAGGGCGTGTG CTTCCCACTCCGCATCGACGTGGagaaggtggtggagaagaAAGTGGACTTCAACGCCGGCTTCCTCCGGAACATTTTCCCCAAGGTCGAGTGGAAGGCCTTCGTCGACGCGGCCAGGACCATGGGCTACCCCGAGCTTCCTGAGGAGGCGGACTCTTCCATGCTAGACTCTGACGAATACTTGACAAAGTTCCACCATGGCCTTCTGCAGCTACACCTCGAGGAGGGCGCGCTCATTTGTCCCGAGACAGGTCGCCGTTTTCCTGTCAATAAGGGTATTCCCAATATGCTCCTTCATGAGGACGAGGTCTGA